The proteins below come from a single Nocardioides eburneiflavus genomic window:
- a CDS encoding cytochrome b, with amino-acid sequence MDTSKVATSNRTDAATASKPGPAGSLASWSDDRLGLATAMKKNLRKVFPDHWSFMLGEIALWSFVVLLLTGVFLTLWFNPSMGHITYEGSYDQLRGVGMSESMASTLHISFDVRGGLLMRQMHHWAAAIFIASMMVHLLRVAFTGAYRKPRELNWVIGCLLLLLGTLEGFTGYSLPDDLLSGTGVRAADGFLKATPVVGTYMSFLLFGGEFPGESIIPRLYIIHVLLIPGILLALIAAHMLLLVYHKHTQWPGPGRTEQNVVGFPMLPVYAAKAGGFFFMVFGVIAIMGGLLSINPVWKFGPYDPTKVTAGSQPDWYMGWPDGLLRIIPTGWESVIFGYTISWNVLIPILLVPPLMLVILMMLPFLEGWITGDKRDHHLLQRPRNAPTRTAVMVSLMTFYGLAWAAGGNDIIAIKLDLSINQITYFMRVAIFVGPLIAFWITRRWCISLQRHDNEKLLHGYETGIITRSPEGAYAERHLPISETAAYTLTARDRDEVFTVGGDTDASGVAAPNSRSEKLRARLSSWMYSHNVQKPTRAELEAAHHHAEHEAELQAGLDHPVDGHQFDDHRLRDTTDVPLRDH; translated from the coding sequence ATCGACACCAGCAAGGTCGCGACGAGCAACCGCACCGACGCCGCCACGGCGTCCAAGCCCGGCCCCGCCGGCTCGCTGGCCTCGTGGTCCGACGACCGCCTCGGCCTCGCCACGGCCATGAAGAAGAACCTGCGCAAGGTCTTCCCCGACCACTGGTCGTTCATGCTCGGCGAGATCGCGCTGTGGAGCTTCGTCGTGCTGCTCCTCACGGGCGTGTTCCTCACCCTGTGGTTCAACCCGTCGATGGGCCACATCACCTACGAGGGCTCCTACGACCAGCTCCGGGGCGTCGGCATGTCGGAGTCGATGGCCTCGACCCTGCACATCTCGTTCGACGTGCGCGGCGGCCTGCTGATGCGCCAGATGCACCACTGGGCGGCGGCGATCTTCATCGCCTCGATGATGGTCCACCTGCTGCGCGTTGCCTTCACCGGCGCCTACCGCAAGCCCCGTGAGCTCAACTGGGTCATCGGCTGCCTGCTGCTCCTCCTCGGCACCCTGGAGGGCTTCACCGGCTACTCGCTCCCCGACGACCTGCTGTCGGGCACCGGTGTCCGCGCCGCCGACGGGTTCCTCAAGGCCACCCCGGTCGTCGGCACGTACATGTCGTTCCTGCTCTTCGGCGGCGAGTTCCCCGGCGAGTCGATCATCCCGCGCCTCTACATCATCCACGTCCTGCTGATCCCGGGCATCCTGCTCGCGCTCATCGCCGCCCACATGCTGCTGCTCGTCTACCACAAGCACACCCAGTGGCCCGGCCCCGGCCGCACCGAGCAGAACGTCGTCGGCTTCCCGATGCTGCCCGTGTACGCCGCGAAGGCCGGCGGCTTCTTCTTCATGGTCTTCGGCGTCATCGCCATCATGGGCGGCCTGCTGTCGATCAACCCGGTGTGGAAGTTCGGCCCCTACGACCCGACCAAGGTGACGGCCGGCTCGCAGCCCGACTGGTACATGGGCTGGCCCGACGGCCTGCTCCGCATCATCCCGACCGGCTGGGAGTCGGTGATCTTCGGCTACACGATCTCGTGGAACGTGCTGATCCCGATCCTCCTCGTCCCGCCGCTGATGCTGGTCATCCTGATGATGCTGCCCTTCCTCGAGGGCTGGATCACCGGTGACAAGCGCGACCACCACCTGCTCCAGCGCCCCCGCAACGCGCCGACGCGCACCGCGGTGATGGTGTCCCTGATGACCTTCTATGGCCTCGCCTGGGCCGCGGGCGGCAACGACATCATCGCCATCAAGCTCGACCTGAGCATCAACCAGATCACCTACTTCATGCGAGTGGCGATCTTCGTCGGGCCGCTCATCGCGTTCTGGATCACCCGCCGCTGGTGCATCTCGCTGCAGCGTCACGACAACGAGAAGCTGCTCCACGGCTACGAGACGGGCATCATCACCCGCTCGCCCGAGGGCGCGTACGCCGAGCGTCACCTGCCGATCAGCGAGACCGCCGCCTACACGCTCACCGCGCGTGACCGCGACGAGGTCTTCACCGTCGGCGGCGACACCGACGCCTCCGGCGTGGCCGCGCCCAACTCGCGCTCGGAGAAGCTGCGGGCCCGGCTGTCGTCGTGGATGTACAGCCACAACGTGCAGAAGCCCACGCGGGCCGAGCTCGAGGCGGCGCACCACCACGCCGAGCACGAGGCAGAGCTCCAGGCGGGTCTGGACCACCCGGTCGACGGTCACCAGTTCGACGACCACCGCCTGCGCGACACGACCGACGTGCCGCTGCGCGACCACTGA
- a CDS encoding L,D-transpeptidase codes for MRSRALGSTHAARRRTAAAATLLVLSGGLAACSTPSNAGAGDAGSPGASAATDDPKPAPVRLTTSFADSAAVPIDAPVTVTASGGALDAVRVTSAVGDVEGTVSDGTWTSSTRLEPGTDYSITATATRDDGRSVERTRSFHTVDLTLDEQTFPSIAPLDGETVGVGMPVVVTFDLPVTDRALFEKHMSVTSQPAQKGSWYWLSDREAHYRPARYWRSGTAVSVDLDINSLPAGNGIYGQESRSIDFTIGDSVVSRVDVSTHTMRTFVNGELARTMPISAGKAGWETRSGTKVIIEKFRRKRMNAATIGVDESDPEYYDLSNVQYALRVTYSGEFLHAAPWSTGSQGSANVSHGCVGMSLADAQWLYDRTSRGDVVEVTGSARQMTLENGYGDWNLPPAEWKQGSALS; via the coding sequence ATGCGTTCACGCGCGCTCGGGTCCACACACGCCGCACGCCGTCGTACGGCCGCTGCCGCGACGCTGCTGGTGCTGTCGGGCGGCCTCGCCGCGTGCAGCACGCCGTCCAACGCCGGAGCCGGCGACGCGGGCAGCCCGGGAGCCTCCGCCGCCACCGACGACCCGAAGCCCGCGCCGGTGCGCCTGACGACCAGCTTCGCCGACTCCGCCGCCGTGCCGATCGACGCGCCCGTCACAGTGACCGCCTCCGGCGGGGCGCTGGACGCCGTACGGGTCACGTCCGCGGTCGGAGACGTCGAGGGCACGGTCTCCGACGGCACGTGGACCTCCTCGACCCGGCTCGAGCCGGGCACCGACTACTCGATCACCGCCACCGCGACCCGCGACGACGGCCGCAGCGTCGAGCGCACGCGGTCGTTCCACACCGTCGACCTGACCCTCGACGAGCAGACCTTCCCCTCGATCGCCCCGCTCGACGGCGAGACCGTCGGCGTCGGGATGCCGGTCGTGGTGACCTTCGACCTGCCGGTGACCGACCGCGCCCTGTTCGAGAAGCACATGTCGGTGACCAGCCAGCCTGCGCAGAAGGGCTCCTGGTACTGGCTCAGCGACCGCGAGGCGCACTACCGACCCGCGCGCTACTGGAGGTCCGGCACGGCTGTCTCGGTCGACCTCGACATCAACAGCCTGCCGGCGGGCAACGGGATCTACGGCCAGGAGTCACGCAGCATCGACTTCACGATCGGTGACTCGGTCGTCAGCCGCGTCGACGTGAGCACCCACACGATGCGCACCTTCGTCAACGGCGAGCTCGCCCGCACGATGCCGATCAGCGCCGGCAAGGCCGGCTGGGAGACGCGCTCGGGCACCAAGGTCATCATCGAGAAGTTCCGCCGCAAGCGGATGAACGCCGCCACGATCGGCGTCGACGAGTCGGACCCGGAGTACTACGACCTGTCCAACGTGCAGTACGCGCTGCGGGTCACCTACTCCGGTGAGTTCCTCCACGCCGCCCCCTGGTCGACCGGCTCGCAGGGGAGTGCCAACGTCTCGCACGGCTGCGTGGGCATGAGCCTGGCCGACGCCCAGTGGCTCTACGACCGCACCAGCCGCGGTGACGTCGTCGAGGTCACCGGCTCCGCCCGGCAGATGACCCTCGAGAACGGCTACGGCGACTGGAACCTCCCGCCCGCCGAGTGGAAGCAGGGCTCCGCGCTCTCCTGA
- a CDS encoding cytochrome c oxidase subunit 4 codes for MKAEAWIFGITALFVAVVTPAYWFLAEDWTGTTALVMTALLFGMVTLYLGFHASRMDSRPEDRKDGEISDGAGELGFFPPYSWWPLWCALALGVIVYGTAMTAWWLVIIGFTVGAVVTCGFVFEYYRGEHAH; via the coding sequence ATGAAGGCCGAGGCATGGATCTTCGGGATCACCGCCCTGTTCGTCGCGGTGGTCACCCCGGCCTACTGGTTCCTCGCCGAGGACTGGACCGGCACCACCGCGCTGGTGATGACGGCCCTGCTGTTCGGCATGGTCACCCTCTACCTCGGCTTCCACGCCTCGCGCATGGACTCGCGCCCCGAGGACCGCAAGGACGGCGAGATCTCCGACGGCGCCGGTGAGCTGGGCTTCTTCCCGCCCTACTCGTGGTGGCCGCTGTGGTGCGCCCTCGCCCTCGGCGTCATCGTCTACGGCACGGCGATGACCGCTTGGTGGCTGGTCATCATCGGCTTCACCGTCGGTGCCGTCGTGACCTGCGGGTTCGTCTTCGAGTACTACCGCGGCGAGCACGCCCACTGA
- the ctaD gene encoding cytochrome c oxidase subunit I translates to MGEQAVRILTTTDHKLIGKMYLITSFAWFLIAGLMAMLIRSELAYPGSQIVNDQLYNQLFTMHGTIMLLLFATPLFFGFANVIMPLQIGAPDVAFPRLNMFSYWLFLFGGLIAASGFLTPGGAADFGWFAYTPLSDAVRSPGVGGDLWIMGLWMAGLGSILGGVNFITTIICMRAPGMTMFRMPIFVWNTLITSMLVILVFPILAGALLSLEADRILGAHVFDPSHGGPILWQHLFWFFGHPEVYIIALPFFGIISEILPVFSRKPIFGYVGLVAATLGIAMLSVAVWAHHMFVTGAVDLPFFSGMTFLIAVPTGVKFFNWIGTMWGGSLSFDTPMLWSIGFLTTFLFGGLTGVILASPPLDFHVSDSYFVVAHFHYVVFGTVVFAMFAGFYFWWPKMTGKMLDERLGKLHFWILFIGFHTTFLVQHWLGVEGMPRRYADYLPEDGFTTLNQISTVGAFLLGASTLPFLYNVYVSAKGPKVEVDDPWGWGRSLEWATSSPPPRHNFHTLPRIRSESPAFDLHHPEIALLELDENPAERNGDVADAPEVDGREEMLRDRADSPTDDTEGDHR, encoded by the coding sequence CTGGGTGAGCAGGCCGTGCGCATCCTCACCACGACCGATCACAAGCTGATCGGCAAGATGTACCTGATCACCTCGTTCGCGTGGTTCCTGATCGCCGGCCTGATGGCCATGCTGATCCGCTCCGAGCTGGCCTACCCCGGCTCGCAGATCGTCAACGACCAGCTCTACAACCAGCTGTTCACGATGCACGGCACGATCATGCTGCTGCTGTTCGCGACGCCGCTGTTCTTCGGCTTCGCCAACGTCATCATGCCGCTCCAGATCGGTGCGCCCGACGTGGCGTTCCCGCGCCTCAACATGTTCAGCTACTGGCTGTTCCTGTTCGGTGGCCTGATCGCCGCGTCCGGCTTCCTCACGCCGGGCGGCGCCGCCGACTTCGGCTGGTTCGCCTACACGCCGCTGTCCGACGCCGTCCGCAGCCCGGGCGTGGGCGGCGACCTCTGGATCATGGGCCTCTGGATGGCCGGTCTCGGCTCGATCCTCGGTGGCGTCAACTTCATCACCACGATCATCTGCATGCGCGCGCCCGGCATGACCATGTTCCGGATGCCGATCTTCGTGTGGAACACGCTGATCACCAGCATGCTCGTGATCCTGGTCTTCCCGATCCTCGCCGGCGCGCTGCTCTCCCTGGAGGCCGACCGGATCCTCGGCGCCCACGTCTTCGACCCGTCGCACGGCGGACCTATCCTGTGGCAGCACCTGTTCTGGTTCTTCGGCCACCCCGAGGTCTACATCATCGCCCTGCCGTTCTTCGGCATCATCTCCGAGATCCTCCCGGTCTTCAGCCGCAAGCCGATCTTCGGCTACGTCGGCCTGGTCGCCGCGACCCTCGGCATCGCGATGCTGTCGGTGGCCGTGTGGGCCCACCACATGTTCGTCACCGGCGCCGTCGACCTGCCGTTCTTCTCGGGCATGACGTTCCTCATCGCCGTGCCGACTGGCGTGAAGTTCTTCAACTGGATCGGCACGATGTGGGGCGGGTCGCTGTCCTTCGACACCCCGATGCTGTGGTCGATCGGCTTCCTCACGACCTTCCTCTTCGGTGGTCTCACCGGCGTCATCCTGGCCAGCCCTCCGCTCGACTTCCACGTGTCCGACTCCTACTTCGTCGTGGCGCACTTCCACTACGTCGTCTTCGGCACCGTGGTGTTCGCGATGTTCGCCGGGTTCTACTTCTGGTGGCCCAAGATGACCGGCAAGATGCTCGACGAGCGCCTCGGCAAGCTGCACTTCTGGATCCTGTTCATCGGCTTCCACACCACGTTCCTGGTCCAGCACTGGCTGGGTGTCGAGGGCATGCCGCGTCGCTACGCCGACTACCTGCCCGAGGACGGCTTCACCACGCTCAACCAGATCTCGACCGTGGGTGCCTTCCTGCTCGGCGCGTCGACGCTGCCGTTCCTCTACAACGTGTACGTCTCCGCCAAGGGCCCGAAGGTCGAGGTGGACGACCCGTGGGGCTGGGGCCGCTCCCTGGAGTGGGCCACCAGCAGCCCGCCGCCGCGCCACAACTTCCACACGCTCCCGCGGATCCGCTCCGAGTCGCCGGCCTTCGACCTGCACCACCCGGAGATCGCGCTGCTCGAGCTGGACGAGAACCCCGCCGAGCGCAACGGTGATGTCGCCGACGCGCCGGAGGTGGATGGTCGCGAGGAGATGCTGCGCGACCGGGCCGACTCGCCCACCGATGACACCGAGGGAGACCACCGATGA
- the coxB gene encoding cytochrome c oxidase subunit II, whose protein sequence is MPARRTLKAALLGVTMLVLAGCSEADQHQIRNLAMPDRASAEGPYTYELWKWAWVAAMVTGVIVWGLIFYAVVRFRRRSHDEVPRQTRYNLPLEVFYTIAPVLMCVVFFFHTVRVQDEVLKLDPEPDMTVEVLGQQWSWTFNHGVGEQDPSATGGEDENGEPDFAYGSYVYTSGTGAQIPTLVIPVDQTIQFNLHSPDVIHDFGVPSFLVKMDVIPGRVNRLQVTPTVEGEYVGKCYELCGVSHSRMLFNVEVVSQSEYDAYLADLAEAGNTAETPILGGSYVRDQAGLDDESEGHSE, encoded by the coding sequence GTGCCTGCGAGGCGCACCCTGAAGGCCGCGCTGCTGGGCGTGACGATGCTGGTGCTGGCCGGATGTTCCGAGGCCGACCAGCACCAGATCCGCAACCTCGCGATGCCCGACCGCGCCAGCGCCGAAGGTCCCTACACCTATGAGCTCTGGAAGTGGGCCTGGGTCGCCGCGATGGTGACCGGCGTCATCGTCTGGGGCCTGATCTTCTACGCCGTGGTGAGGTTCCGCCGCCGCAGCCACGACGAGGTCCCGCGGCAGACGCGCTACAACCTGCCGCTCGAGGTCTTCTACACGATCGCCCCGGTGCTGATGTGCGTGGTGTTCTTCTTCCACACCGTCCGCGTCCAGGACGAGGTCCTCAAGCTCGACCCCGAGCCCGACATGACCGTCGAGGTGCTCGGCCAGCAGTGGTCGTGGACCTTCAACCACGGTGTCGGCGAGCAGGACCCCTCGGCCACCGGCGGCGAGGACGAGAACGGTGAGCCCGACTTCGCGTACGGCTCCTACGTCTACACCTCCGGCACCGGCGCCCAGATCCCGACGCTCGTGATCCCGGTCGACCAGACCATCCAGTTCAACCTGCACTCGCCCGACGTGATCCACGACTTCGGCGTGCCGTCGTTCCTCGTCAAGATGGACGTCATCCCGGGCCGGGTCAACAGGCTCCAGGTCACCCCGACCGTCGAGGGCGAGTACGTCGGCAAGTGCTACGAGCTCTGCGGTGTCTCGCACTCGCGGATGCTGTTCAACGTCGAGGTCGTCAGCCAGTCGGAGTACGACGCCTACCTCGCCGACCTGGCCGAGGCCGGCAACACCGCCGAGACGCCCATTCTCGGTGGCAGCTACGTCCGGGACCAGGCCGGTCTCGATGACGAGTCGGAAGGACACAGCGAGTGA
- a CDS encoding cysteine desulfurase family protein: MTAAPTGPGDLDSASSAPLHPAARDVLLAALDRGYADPRRLHRAGREARLLLDNAREATADALGVRPDEVTFTPSGTHAVHLGLLGLLRGSRRGDGVVHSAVEHSAVRHAVAWGGRAVDVGVMGDGRVYDGDLVENACSPGVGVVALQTANHEVGTVQDVGDFELPDDVPLFTDACASMGRLPLPGGWAAAAGSAHKWGGPAGVGVLLVRKRARWRNPFPGDDRADERSTGFENVPAALAAAAALQVVVAERDEVNARQHELVDVVRRRVAAEVPDVEVVGDPVRRLPHLVTFSCLYVDGEALVSELDRRGFGIASGSACTASTLTPSHVLEAMGVLTHGNVRLSLQRETTRADVDAFCDALPGVVAEIRSRVGL, from the coding sequence GTGACTGCTGCTCCGACCGGGCCCGGCGACCTCGACAGCGCGTCCTCGGCGCCGCTGCACCCGGCTGCCCGCGACGTGCTGCTCGCCGCCCTCGACCGGGGGTACGCCGACCCGCGGCGGCTGCACCGCGCGGGCCGCGAGGCACGGCTCCTGCTCGACAACGCGCGCGAGGCCACGGCGGACGCGCTCGGCGTACGCCCCGACGAGGTCACGTTCACGCCCAGCGGCACCCACGCGGTCCACCTGGGGCTGCTGGGCCTGCTGCGGGGCTCGCGCCGGGGCGATGGGGTCGTGCACTCCGCGGTGGAGCACTCCGCCGTCCGGCACGCCGTGGCGTGGGGCGGACGGGCCGTCGATGTGGGCGTGATGGGCGACGGCCGGGTGTACGACGGCGACCTCGTCGAGAACGCCTGCTCCCCCGGCGTCGGTGTCGTGGCGCTGCAGACCGCCAACCACGAGGTCGGCACCGTCCAGGACGTCGGAGACTTCGAGCTGCCCGACGACGTCCCGCTCTTCACCGACGCCTGCGCGTCGATGGGTCGCCTCCCGCTTCCGGGAGGCTGGGCCGCGGCGGCCGGCTCGGCCCACAAGTGGGGCGGCCCGGCCGGGGTCGGCGTCCTGCTGGTCCGCAAGCGCGCCCGGTGGCGCAACCCGTTCCCCGGCGACGACCGCGCCGACGAGCGGTCCACCGGCTTCGAGAACGTCCCCGCGGCCCTCGCCGCGGCCGCTGCGCTGCAGGTGGTCGTCGCCGAGCGCGACGAGGTCAACGCCCGCCAGCACGAGCTCGTCGACGTCGTGCGCCGCCGGGTGGCCGCCGAGGTGCCCGACGTCGAGGTCGTCGGCGACCCCGTGCGACGGCTCCCCCACCTCGTGACGTTCTCGTGCCTCTACGTCGACGGCGAGGCGCTGGTCAGCGAGCTCGACCGCCGCGGGTTCGGGATCGCCAGCGGGTCGGCGTGCACCGCGTCGACGCTGACCCCCAGCCACGTGCTGGAGGCGATGGGGGTGCTGACCCACGGCAACGTACGCCTGTCGCTCCAGCGCGAGACGACGCGCGCCGACGTCGACGCGTTCTGCGACGCGTTGCCGGGCGTGGTCGCCGAGATCCGCTCGCGGGTGGGGCTGTGA
- a CDS encoding sulfurtransferase TusA family protein yields MSASHDGHEVALELDCTTLPCPMPVIELARHLTDVEVGELIAVVAMDAAAEVDVPAWCRMKGQEYVGADVTEDGRPRYVVRRVTA; encoded by the coding sequence GTGAGCGCCTCTCACGACGGCCACGAGGTCGCCCTCGAGCTCGACTGCACCACCCTGCCCTGTCCGATGCCGGTCATCGAGCTCGCGCGCCACCTCACCGACGTCGAGGTCGGCGAGCTCATCGCCGTGGTGGCGATGGACGCCGCCGCCGAGGTCGACGTGCCGGCCTGGTGCCGGATGAAGGGCCAGGAATACGTCGGCGCGGACGTGACCGAGGACGGCCGCCCGCGCTACGTCGTACGAAGGGTCACGGCCTGA
- a CDS encoding carbohydrate kinase family protein has protein sequence MSLLVAGSIATDHLMSFPGRFNDSLVVDQLDKLSVSFLVEDLDVRRGGCAANICFGLGNLGLRPVLVGAVGEDFAEYRAWLERHNVDCGSVHVSETRHTARFVCTTDSSMAQIASFYAGAMSEAREIELKPIVDRVGEPDYVIIGPDDPQGMLRHTEECRQRGYRFLADPSQQLAFGDGELIRPLIDGADILFSNEYEASLITQKTGWSREEVLSRVGTWVVTLGPAGVRIDREGEESVLVPAVPEIEKVEPTGVGDAFRAGFMAALTWGLSHERAAQLGCLLAVYVVEQVGTQEYEISRSAFLARCAATYGDDAVADFEPHLTTIRP, from the coding sequence GTGTCCCTCCTCGTTGCAGGATCCATCGCGACCGACCACCTGATGTCCTTCCCGGGCAGGTTCAACGACAGCCTGGTCGTCGACCAGCTCGACAAGCTGTCGGTGTCCTTCCTCGTCGAGGACCTGGACGTGCGCCGCGGTGGGTGTGCGGCCAACATCTGCTTCGGCCTCGGCAACCTGGGCCTGCGCCCGGTGCTCGTCGGGGCGGTCGGCGAGGACTTCGCCGAGTACCGCGCCTGGCTCGAGCGGCACAACGTCGACTGCGGCTCGGTGCACGTCTCCGAGACCCGCCACACCGCTCGCTTCGTGTGCACCACCGACTCCTCGATGGCGCAGATCGCGAGCTTCTACGCCGGGGCGATGAGCGAGGCGCGCGAGATCGAGCTCAAGCCGATCGTCGACCGGGTGGGCGAGCCCGACTACGTGATCATCGGTCCCGACGACCCGCAGGGCATGCTGCGCCACACCGAGGAGTGCCGCCAGCGCGGCTACCGCTTCCTGGCCGACCCCTCGCAGCAGCTCGCCTTCGGCGACGGCGAGCTGATCCGGCCGCTCATCGACGGTGCGGACATCCTCTTCTCCAACGAGTACGAGGCGAGCCTGATCACCCAGAAGACCGGTTGGAGCCGCGAGGAGGTCCTCTCCCGCGTCGGCACGTGGGTGGTGACCCTCGGTCCCGCCGGCGTACGGATCGACCGCGAGGGCGAGGAGTCCGTCCTCGTGCCGGCCGTGCCCGAGATCGAGAAGGTCGAGCCGACCGGCGTCGGCGACGCCTTCCGTGCCGGCTTCATGGCCGCGCTCACCTGGGGGCTGTCCCACGAGCGTGCCGCGCAGCTCGGCTGTCTGCTCGCCGTCTACGTCGTGGAGCAGGTCGGCACCCAGGAGTACGAGATCTCCCGCAGCGCCTTCCTCGCGCGCTGCGCCGCGACCTACGGCGACGACGCTGTCGCCGACTTCGAGCCGCACCTCACGACGATCAGGCCGTGA
- the erpA gene encoding iron-sulfur cluster insertion protein ErpA: MTEQVETTERRTDQINLSAVAAGKVKSLLEQEGRDDLALRISVQPGGCSGLRYQLFFDERTLDGDVTTDFDGVTVVVDRMSVPYLNGAEIDFVDTIEKQGFTIDNPNATGSCACGDSFH; the protein is encoded by the coding sequence ATGACCGAGCAGGTCGAGACCACCGAGCGCCGCACCGACCAGATCAACCTCTCCGCTGTCGCCGCCGGCAAGGTGAAGAGCCTCCTCGAGCAGGAGGGTCGCGACGACCTGGCACTGCGCATCTCCGTGCAGCCTGGCGGCTGCTCGGGCCTGCGCTACCAGCTCTTCTTCGACGAGCGCACGCTCGACGGCGACGTCACCACCGACTTCGACGGCGTGACCGTCGTCGTCGACCGGATGAGCGTCCCCTACCTCAACGGTGCCGAGATCGACTTCGTCGACACCATCGAGAAGCAGGGCTTCACGATCGACAACCCCAACGCCACGGGTTCGTGCGCGTGCGGCGACTCGTTCCACTGA
- a CDS encoding glycerate kinase, giving the protein MRVLIAPDKFAGTLTAVQAAEAIATGWRRQAPDDELDLAPMADGGPGFVDVLHAALGGDLSAVTVSGPHGVPVPAVVLRVGDTAYVESAQAAGLHLVSGAQSGPGSSEVETATSTGVGELVLAAVEGGATTVVVGLGGSGTNDGGAGVLAALGATADVALDRGPAALAAVTSVDLAAARARLAGVTLVAASDVDNPLTGLFGATKTFGPQKGLAEDRIAEVDGWLESFAAATDRRTSLEKGAGAAGGIGYALLALGATREPGIALVAEAVSLASRASAADLVVTGEGAFDFSSRAGKVPYGVAGIASEALRPCVALAGQVLVGSREMRALGIESAYSLVELVGEERALGAPADALADLAARVARTWSR; this is encoded by the coding sequence ATGCGCGTGCTGATCGCCCCGGACAAGTTCGCCGGCACCCTCACGGCGGTCCAGGCCGCGGAGGCGATCGCCACGGGCTGGCGACGCCAGGCGCCGGACGACGAGCTCGACCTGGCCCCGATGGCCGACGGCGGCCCCGGGTTCGTCGACGTGCTGCACGCGGCGCTCGGCGGCGACCTGTCCGCCGTCACCGTCAGCGGCCCGCACGGAGTGCCGGTGCCGGCCGTGGTGCTCCGCGTGGGCGACACGGCGTACGTCGAGAGCGCGCAGGCGGCCGGCCTGCACCTGGTCTCCGGAGCGCAGTCCGGCCCGGGGTCCAGCGAGGTCGAGACCGCGACGAGCACAGGGGTGGGCGAGCTCGTGCTGGCGGCCGTGGAGGGCGGTGCGACGACCGTCGTGGTCGGCCTCGGCGGTTCGGGCACCAACGACGGAGGCGCTGGCGTGCTGGCGGCGCTCGGTGCCACCGCCGACGTCGCCCTCGACCGCGGTCCGGCGGCGCTCGCAGCGGTGACCTCCGTCGACCTCGCCGCGGCCCGCGCGCGCCTCGCGGGCGTCACGCTGGTCGCCGCCAGCGACGTCGACAACCCGCTGACCGGGCTGTTCGGCGCGACCAAGACCTTCGGTCCGCAGAAGGGCCTCGCCGAGGACCGCATCGCGGAGGTGGACGGCTGGCTGGAGTCCTTCGCGGCGGCCACCGACCGGCGTACGTCGCTCGAGAAGGGCGCAGGCGCTGCCGGCGGGATCGGGTACGCCCTCCTCGCCCTCGGCGCGACGCGCGAGCCCGGCATCGCCCTGGTCGCCGAGGCCGTGTCCCTGGCCTCGCGGGCGAGCGCCGCCGACCTGGTCGTCACGGGAGAGGGCGCCTTCGACTTCTCCAGCCGCGCCGGCAAGGTCCCCTACGGCGTCGCCGGCATCGCCTCGGAGGCCCTGCGGCCGTGCGTCGCCCTCGCCGGCCAGGTGCTGGTCGGCTCGCGCGAGATGCGCGCCCTCGGCATCGAGTCGGCGTACTCCCTCGTCGAGCTGGTGGGGGAGGAGCGGGCCCTCGGCGCCCCTGCGGACGCCCTCGCCGACCTCGCGGCCCGCGTCGCCCGGACCTGGTCGCGCTGA
- a CDS encoding SRPBCC domain-containing protein — MIEPVVAEITVPVTVTEAFVGFTAQMGEWWDPMLSPDPATFTGIAIDPDGSVASVHGDEEHVWGRVMKWDPIGHYTQEFWLGHPEDEATVLDVRFTEAPEGTLVRLVHSGWVPGTEELREKYTHWGELLQRYASHVS, encoded by the coding sequence ATGATCGAACCCGTCGTCGCCGAGATCACGGTCCCGGTGACCGTCACCGAGGCCTTCGTCGGCTTCACCGCCCAGATGGGCGAGTGGTGGGACCCGATGCTGAGCCCCGACCCTGCGACGTTCACCGGGATCGCGATCGACCCCGACGGGTCGGTCGCGTCGGTGCACGGCGACGAGGAGCACGTCTGGGGGCGCGTGATGAAGTGGGACCCGATCGGCCACTACACGCAGGAGTTCTGGCTGGGTCACCCCGAGGACGAGGCGACCGTCCTCGACGTCCGCTTCACCGAGGCACCCGAGGGCACGCTCGTGCGACTGGTGCACAGCGGCTGGGTCCCCGGCACCGAGGAGCTCCGCGAGAAGTACACCCACTGGGGCGAGCTGCTCCAGCGCTACGCCTCCCACGTGTCGTGA